The window CTCGTCACCCCGCGCGGCGGGCGTGACGTCGACGACTTCTGAACTATGAGCACTGACAGCGACACCACCGACGCGAGTACAGAGTCCGAATCGAAGTGCGGAGCGAGCGAGGCGCGAAGCGCCTCGAACGCGAGCGGTGAAACCGCGAGCGCGGCTGAGGCGGAGACTAGCACCGACACGTCCTCGAAGTGTGGCGCCTCGGCGACGGACACCAGCAACGACAGCGCATCGAAGTGCGGCTCGCCGAGCGACTCGTCGAGTTCCTCCTCCTGCGGCGCGTCGTCCAGCGACGAGGAGGAGGAGGTCGGCGCCACGGTCGACGACTTCGACGCCGAGCCGGGCCGCCTCGTCGCCGTCGGCCTCGGCCCCGGCCAGCCGGAGGGTATGACCCAGCGGGCGCACACGGCGCTGCAGGAGGCCGAGCACATCGTGGGCTACACCACCTACGTCGACCTCTTGCCCGACGAAATCACCGACGATGCGGAGGACATCTACGACACGCCGATGTGCGGCGAGGTCTCCCGGACCGAGGAGGCAATCGACCGCGCGCTCGCGGGCAACCACGTCGCGATCATCGGCAGCGGCGACCCGAACGTGTACGCGCTGGCGGGCCTCGCCCTGGAGATCCTCGAATCCAAGGGCGCGACCGCGTCGATGGTCGACTTCGACGTCGTCCCCGGCGTCCCGGCCGCGCAGTCCTGCGCCGCCCGCGTGGGCGCCCCCCTCGTGAACGACACCGTCTCCGTCTCGCTGTCGGACCACCTGACGGACATGCCGACCATCGAGTCCCGCCTCCACGCCGCGGCCAAGGAGGGGTTCACGATTACCATCTACAACCCCTGGAGCCGCAAGCGGCGGGACAACTACGAGAAGTGCTGCGAGATCCTGCTGGAGCACCGCGACCCCGAGACGCCCGTCGGCGTCGTCCACGCGGCCGGCCGCGAGGACGAGCAGGTCGAGATCGTCGAACTGGGAGACCTGCCGGAACTGGGCGAGACCGACCTCGTGGACATGACCACGACGCTGCTCGTCGGCAACGAGGACACCTACGTCTGGGACGAACGCATGGTCACGCCGCGTGGCTACGAGACGAAATACGATTACTGACGATGTACACAGTCACCGTCGACCGCGAGGCCTGCGACGGCGTGTTCGCCTGCCTCGTCCGGGACGACCGCTTCGTCGAGGACGACGACGGGCTGGCCGGTTTCGACGCCGGCGAGGCCGTGGAGCTGAAGCGGACGGCGGAGAGCGTGACGGCCACGTTCGACGACGACCGGCGCGAGGACGCCGAGCAGGCCGCCGCGGCGTGTCCGCTGGACGCGATCACCGTAGCGGACGCCGCGGCGGAAGACGACGCCGAGACAGAGGGGGTGGAAGCATGAGCATCGAGACCGGCATCCCGGACGACATGCTCGCTGCCCACCCCGAGACGGCGTACTTCTGGGGCCGGGTCGCCGCCGACGGGGAGTGCGAGCGTGACTGCGTGACCGTCCGGACGAACGACGAGACGGCGGCCCGTCGGCTTGCCGCGATCGCCGGTGCGGATCAGGTCGACCAGCGCATCCACGAGCGCGAGTACGCGCACGACGCTACGGTCACTCGCCGTGAGGACGAGTACACGGTCCAGGTGTTCGGCTCGCTGGCCGACCGCGCCAGCGCCGCGCTCGGCCTCCCGTACGACGGCGAGGCGGGCGGCTACCGGCTCGACGCCCTCCGCAAGCACGACCGGGAGCTCCTGCGCGGCCTGCTGGAGGGCTGCGGGACGGTCTGCTACAAGTCAGCGGACGACGAGGACGAGGAGGACGCCGTGGGCGTCTCGTTCGTCCACGAGGACGAGCAACTGCTGCGGACCGTCCAGACACTCCTCGACCGCGTTCCGGTCGATGCGCCCCACGGCGACCTCTCGGACGCATCGTCGGGCTACTGGTTCGGGCTGGACGACGCGGCCGCTCCCGACTTCGGCCAGTGGGTCTACGAGGGCAGCGACGACACGGGCCTGTTCGCCCCGAGTCGACGCCGGAAGCTCCGGCGGTCGATCGAGCGAGTCGAGCCATGAGCCGGACCACGAGCGCCCCGGACAGCCTCGACGACGAGGCCGTGCTGCTCGTCGGTCACGGCTCGCGCCGCGAGAAGTCCAACGAGCAGGTCAGGGAGCTTGCGGCCGACCTGGAGGGACGGCTCGGCGTCCCCGTCGACGCCGCGTTCCTCGAACTCGCGGAGCCGGCCATCGACGAGGCCGTCGACGGGCTCGCGCCGACCGTCTCGTCGATTACCGTCGTCCACCTGTCGCTGTTCGCCGCCAGCCACGTCAAGAACGACGTGCCGCTGGCCGTCGAGCAGGCCCGCGAGCGCCACCCCGAGCTGACCATCGACAACGGCGCGCACCTCGGCGTCCACCCGGCCATCCTCGACCTACTGGACGACCGCGCCGCGGCCGTCGAGGACGAACTGGGCGTCGACCGCGAGGACGACGAGGTCGCGGCGGTCGTCTGCGCCCGCGGCTCCAGCGACCCGGACGCCAACGCCGACGTCTACAAACTGGCCCGGCTGCTCTACGAAGGCCGGGAGTTCGACCGCGTCGAGGCGTCGTTCATCGGCGTCACGGAACCGCTGCTCGACGATACCCTGCACGACCTCGCGAAGACGCGGCCGGACGCCGTCGTCGTCCTCCCCTACATGCTCGGCGATGGCGTGCTGACGGGCCGGATCAAGGACGGCGCCCGCGAGTTCGACGACGACTACCCCTACGTCGACGCCGCGCCGGGCGAGCCGCTGGGGACGGATCCCCGGCTGCTGGACGTCCTCGGCGACCGCTGGCAGGAGGCCCGCACGGGCAGCGTCGACATGTCCTGTGACACCTGCAAGTACAAGGTCGAACTCGACGGCTACGAGGAGGACCAGGGCGGCGCCCGGGCGATGCTGCGGGCGCTGACCCACCAGGCGGAGCACGCCGACCGCGGGGACGTCGACGACGACCCGCACGTCCACGACGCGCCGGAGAAGCACGTCGCCGTCTGCACGAACCAGACCTGCGCCGCCGACGGGTCACCCGCCGTGCTGGAGCGGTTGCGACAGGCCGCCCGGGACAGCGACGAGTGCGACGCCCGGATCACGCGCTCGTCGTGTCTCGGGCGCTGCGGGGACGGCCCGATGGTCGCCGTCTACCCCGACGGCGTCTGGTACGGCGGCGTCGAGAGCGACGACGCCGACCGCATCGTCTCCGACCACCTCGATCGGGACCGTATCGTATCCGACTTAGTGGATCAGACACTGTGAGAACGTATGAGCTGCTACGAGATCGAAGCGCTGCGACTCGGCCTGCTGAACGTCCTCGGCACCGACGACGACCACGCCCGCGAGCACGCGGAGCAGGAACTGGAGGGCCACCTCGACGGCCCCATCGAGGGGCTGGCGAACGCCGACACCCTCGCGGAGATCGAACGCCACCTCGACGCGGCGCTCGTGGATCTGGAGGAGGAGATCGCGCAGGCGGACGAGGACGACCCCGAGTACGACTACCTCCGGGGACGGCTCGTCGCCGTCCGCGACGCCGAGCGGGCGGTCCACCGGATCACGGCGCAGGGAGAGGACGTCCTCGCGGGCCTGGGCGAGGCCCACGACGTCCTCCACGAGGCCTTCCCAGTGGATGAGTAGTCAGTACGCTTCGAGTGCTTCGCTCGGGGAGGCACCGCCCGCACGGTCGCGCCACCAGGGCCGGCGCTCGGCGGTCGTCGCGACCGACGAGTGGGTCGTCGCGGGCCTGGCCGATGGCGGCGTAGTCGGGTTCGACCACGACCTCACGCGGCGGTGGCGCTGGAAGGTGTCTACGGGCCCGGACGAAGCCGACCCCAGCGTCGTCGCCGCGGCGCCGCTGGGCGACACCGTCGTCGCGGGCGAGCGGAGCGCCCGCGGCGAGATCCGCTGTCACGACGCCGCCACCGGCGAGGTCCGCTGGCGCCTGCGCGCGGCCGACGACGTCGGCGGCCCGCAGAAGGACACCCGCTTCTTCCTACCGTTCGTCGCGAGCCTCGCCAGCGACGGCGACCGCTGCTACGCGGCCGCTCGCCGGTACGAGCGGACGAACGGGGGCGACCGGCACTTCGAGAGCGCCGTCTACGCGATCGAGTCTGACGGGTCGATCGCCTGGACCTACGAGACGGACGCGTCGCCTATCTCCGTCGACGTCCGCGGCGACCGCGTGGGCGTGACGTACAACCGGTGTCCCGGCGAGCACCAGCACGGGCTGGTCGTCCTCGACGCCGCCGACGGGTCACCCCGGTGGATGTGGGACCCCGGCACCGAGGGCCAGCGCCGGGCCGGCGACGTCTCACTGCTCGACGAGGGCGCCGTCGTCGCCAGCCACGGCGACTACTGCGGCTACCGCCTGGGATCCGGCGGCGCCGAGCGCTGGCGACTCCCGCTGGCGACGCCGGCGGACGTCGACGGCGAGACGGTCTACGCCTACCCGAACCACGTCCACGCGACGGGCGAGGGGGCGGTCTTCGTGACGGGCAATACCTATCCTGAGGAGGGCCGCGAGACCGAAGCGCGCCACCCGGACGAACATACCGCAGTGGGCGTGTCGCTGGATGGAGAGCAACGCTGGTCGGCGTCCGTCGGCGGGTTCGCCAGCGGCGTCGGTGCAGCGGGGTCGCTCGTCGCCGTGCCGGGTGCCCAGCACTTCCGCGACCGCGACGCCGACGCGCACGCGCTCCGACTCTTCGACGTAGAGCGGGGACAGGTCGCCGTCCACGACATCGACGGCGTGGCCGCCGCGGCCGCCGTCGCGGGCGACGCCGCGGTCGCCGTGGAGGAACCCGTCGTATACCACGACGAGGGGACCGAGCGCGGGGCGTATCGGCTCCACCGCCGGGAAACCTCGGTCGAATTCACGGACTGACGGCGGCCCGTCTCCTCAGACGTACCTCGCGACGAACCGCCGATGATCGGCCGCGCGCTGCTCGCGCTCGTCGCGGTCCGGATACCACAGCGGGAGACACGCCATCGCGTCCAGCCGGCAGGCGAGTCGATAGACTCGCAGTCGCTCCTCCGTCGCCTCGTCGAAGGTCCACTCGTCGCGAGCGTCGGCGTAGGCCGTCCGTAGCGCGTCTCTGAGTTCCACCGCCCGATCGGTGCCTTCCACGTCGGGCGTGAGCAGCAACGACTCGGTACTCGCGAGGTTGAACGCGGGCGGGGCCGCCATGACGTTTCCCCAGTCGAGGACCGCCCGCGCCTCGCCGGTCTCCGGATCGAGCAGCAGGTTGCCGTAGCGGTAGTCCTTGTTGCAGTACGTCGGCGGGCCCGGGTCGGGAAGTTCCGGGACCGTCTCTCTGAGGTACCGACGCACGTCGGGCACCAGGTCCGCGAACCGCGACTGGTCGTCGGCGAGATCCGGGAAGTACCCGCCGTCGGCGAGGCTGTCGAGCGTGTCCTCGTAAGAGGCGAGCAGCCAGTCGTGGAACCCGTCGTGGTCGCCGTCCTCGGGCACGGCCAGTTCGCCGTCGCGGACGCCGACGCCGCCGACGCGCGGCAGCGGCCCGAGGTCGTGCAGTTCGGCGAGGTGCTCGCCGGCCTCGCGGAAGACCCGCTCGCGCGCCCGCGGCGACAGCTCGTCCGCACGGTTCTCGAAGTTCTCGCCGTCGACGCGTTCCATCAGGTAGAACGGCGCGGGGAACGCCTCGTGGTCGTCGCAGTAGCCGAAGACGTCCGGGACCGGAATCCCCGTCTCTCGGCCGACCAGCGTCAGCAGCCGCGGTTCGGTACGAGCTCGCTCGGGCGAGACGTGGTCGGCGGTCGCCGCCTTCAGGACGACGGAGCGGTCGCCCGCCGGCGTCTCGACCTCGAGGAGGGCCACCGAGTCGGTGCCGTGATCGGCCCGCTCGATCGCGGCGACCTCCCAGGACGGTTCCAGGTAGCGGACCATCCCTCGGATAGCCTGGTCGGCGACTGCCGGCATCGACTCGTCGGTCATGCGACGCCGTTCACCCGGTTCCGGCAAAAGTGCGCCGTCTGTCGCGATGAACGCTCCCCGAAGACGAGCGACGTTCAGTCCGCCGTCGAGGGGTAGTCGGTGTCGACCGCCGCGAGTTCGGGATCGTCGAACCAGGCGTGGACAGCGGCGATGGTCGTCCACAGCGCGACCTGACCGAAGACCACCGTCCAGCGGTAGGCCGAAGCCAGCGCGGCGGGCACGTGGCCGTGAACCGGATTCGCCGGCGCGAGCGCGGCGGGAATCGCCAGCAGCGCCAGCGGCGCCAGCGTCGCCGCGGCTCTGACTGCCGTGTGCCGCCCGGCGGTCCGCCTGTGGGCCAGCCCGGAAAGTACCGCGACGGTAGCGCCCGCGACCATCATCCCGCCGTACCAGAGCATCCGAGGCTCCGTCCCCAGCGACTGCTCGACGCCCGGCGGCTGGGGCGGCAGGACGAGCCACGGCGCGCCGGAGACGGTCAGGAACCCGGCCGCGGCCAGCGCGAACCGCCGGGTCGCGCCGGAGCCGGGCAGCGCCGGTTCGAGGAAGTAGTACGCGATTCCGAAGACGGCCACCCCGAACAGCAGGCCCCAGAGGACGCCGCCGCCGACGCCGGCCGCGGCCGTCGTCAGATCGGAGACGGCTAGGCCGCCGCCGTGGCCGTGGTCGGGCTCGAACGTCTCGAGGCCGGCGGTGAACGCGTTGCCGACGGTCGCGACGAACAGGCCGTAGACGAGGCCGCCGGCGACGCCCGCGAGCGCGCCGCGTTCGAGGTGGTCGGTCGCCATCAGTGGCAGGTGACGCCCGCCGAGTGGCGGAAGTTGTGCAAGGCGTCGTGGGCGAGCGGTTCCTGCAGGAACAGGAGCGTAAAGCCGAGCGCGGCCACGAAGCCGACGGCCAGCGCCAGTTGCGTCCCCGTGAGCGTCCCCGCGGCCAGGTCGATCCGGCCGCGGACTGTGTCGGTCTCTCTCTCCATCGTAAGTTCACTTGCCGATTGAACAAGTGAGATTGTAAAACTGTCGCCTGCCGGTGCGCCGCCGGATCAGCGGCCGGCGAGGCCGTCGACGCGCTCCGCTGACAGCGCCGACAGCGGGACGACCGACGCGTCCGTCTCCGCGGCGATCACGTCGAGCAGCCCGGCGCGGCCGTCGCCCTCGCCGGCGTCGACGACGACCGTCTCGTCTGCGGCCTCGGCCAGCGTTCGGGTGGCCGACCGCGTCGCCTCGACCGGGCTGCCGTCGACCGCGTTGGCCCGACCGTCCGTGACGATCACGGCGACCGCGGCGTCCGGGTCCGCGCGTTCGACGACCTCGCCGGCGGTAGCGAGCCCCGCGGGCAGCGGCGTCCGATCGCCGGTCGGGAGCTCCTTGAGGTGGCGCGCGGCCAGCGAGACGCTGTCGGTCGGCGGGAGCACGACGTCGGCGTCCTCACCGGCGAAGGCGACGAACGCGACCTCGTCGCGGGCCTGATAGGCGTCCTCCAATAGTTCGAGTACGGTCCCCTTCGCCGCGCGCATCGCCGGCCGCATCGAGGCGCTGGCGTCGACGGCGAACACCACGAGCGTCCCGGCGTCGCCCGCCCTGACGGACTTCCGGAGGTCGCGCGAGTCGACGCGGTCTACGCCTCTGCTGGCCGCCGCGCGGACGGACGCCGCCACGTCGACATCGGCCGTCGAGTCAGCCCGCTCCGTCCGGACCCGCGACCCCCTGTCCGCGCCGGCGGCGTCCGCACGCCCGCTCGCGGTGCCGCCGCCGGTGTCGACGGACGGGGCGTCCACGTGGGGGGCGGCGCTGTCGCCGACGCCTGCGCGTGACTGGCCGGGCAGGAGCGGCGTCGCCTCGTCGTCGGCGTCCTCTTCGGCATCGTCGCAGGAGGACTCGTCTCCGACCTCGGCGTTCGAGTCGCCGTCGCCGTCCGCGCCGGCGGGCGCCGGGGACTCCGTGGCTCCGTCGCCGTCTTCGCTCGGCTCGTCGTCTGCTTCCGAGTCGCCGTCCGAGTCCGGCCCAGAGTCAGATTCGCCGTCGCCCACCCCTGTCCCGCCTGGTTCACTTTCCTCACCGGCGTCGTCCGCTTCGTCTCCGGTCTCGCCCTCGTCGGCATCCGCTGGCTCGTCGCCGGCTGTGCCGTCCTCGCCGTGGGCATCCCCGTCCCCCTGGCCTTCACCCTCCGCGTCGTCCTCGAAGTGGTCGTCGAGCACGTCGTCGACGTCGGGCGCGTCCTCGAACGGCCGCGATTTCAGCCGGTGTGGCAGCGCGAACTCGGCCGCCCGTTCGACGTCGGTCTCCAGCACGGCGGTCCGGCCATCGAGCGCGGCGAAGGTCCGGGCCGCGCGGGCGGTGGCGATGTCACCGCGGTGGCCGTCCAGGCCGGCGTCGCGGCACAGCTCGGCGATCTCCTCGCGGAACTCGTCGGCGAGTTCGACGTCCGCCAGTCGGTCGCGAGCGTCGCGAAGGCGCTCGCGCGGGGACTCGGGCGCCTCCCCGATCTGTTCGCTCGCCTCGCTGTCCCCCAGTGCCTGATCGATCACCGCGACTCGGTCGTCGAGGTCCTCGCAGGCGGACACCTCGGTCTGGAGGGCGAACCGATCGCGCAACTGCGGGCGGAGGTCGCCCTCCTCGGGGTTCATCGTCCCGATCAGCGTGAACTCGGCGGGGTGGGCGACGGTCACGCCGTCGCGCTCGACGCGGTTGACCCCGCTGGCGGCGGCGTCCAGCAGGACGTCCACGAGGTGGTCGTCCAGCAGGTTCACCTCGTCCACGTAGAGGACGCCGCGGTTGGCCCGCGCGAGCAGGCCGGGATCGAACTCGTGGTCGCCGTCGAGGGCGTCGGCCACGGAGAGCGTCCCGACCACGCGGTCCCGGGTGGCTCCGAGCGGGAGCGTCACGAGGGGGACCGACCGCTCCTCGACGGGCAGATCGGCCCGCTCGCGGCAGTCCTCGCACTGGCGGGCGGGGTCGTCGGGCGGGCAACCGTACGGGCAGTCCGCGACGGCGCGCTGGGCGGGCAGGAGATCGGCGAGCGCGCGGACCGTCGTGGACTTCGCCGTGCCCTTCTCGCCGCGGATCAGCAGGCCGTCCAGGTCGTCGTTCGCGGCGACGGCCAGCAGGCCCTCTTTCAGGTCGTCCTGGCCGACCACGTCCGCGAACGACGGCCCCTGCGAAGCCTTTTTGCCGCCGCCGGGTGCAACCATACTTGTATTAGAGCAAACGGAGATGTAAAATCTTATGCCACAGATCGGACTCTACACAGCGACTGAGAACGAGCTCGGCGCCGTGCAGCGCGCCGCCGGGGCGGTCGACGCCGACCTCGTCGTCCGCTCGGAGAGCGACCTGGACGACGAGCCGGCGGTCGAGGAGTTCGTCGAAGAACTGGAGGACGCGACGGCCGTCGTCCTCTGGCTCCACGGCGCGGAGGACAGCATGCCCGGCTACGAACGCGCGGTCGAGCGCCTGCGGGACGCGGGCGTCCCGCTCGTCGTCAAGGCCACCGGCGACGCCTTCGCCGTCGATGACACGTCGGTCCCCGCGGAGCACCGCGAGACCGTCTACGACTACCTCGAGAAGGGCGGGGCCAGTAACGTCGCCAACTGCGTCCGCTACCTCGTGGCACAGTACGGCGACGCCGACCCCGAATACGACGACCCCGTAGCGTTGCCGACGGAGGGCGTGTATCACCCCGACCACCCGGGCGCGAGCTACGAGGAACTGCGCGCGACGTTCGACCCCGAGAAGCCCACCGTGGCGGTCTGGTTCTACGAGTCTCACTGGACCCACGAGAACACCCGCTACGTGGACGCGCAGGTGCGCGCGCTGGAGGAGCAGGGCGCCAACGCCTTCCCGATCTTCTGCGAGCCCGCGACGGACGCCGAGGGACAGTGGAACGCCGAGCAAGTGACCGAGGAGTGGCTGATCGAAGACGGTGAGCCCA of the Halomicrobium salinisoli genome contains:
- a CDS encoding phosphotransferase family protein; this translates as MTDESMPAVADQAIRGMVRYLEPSWEVAAIERADHGTDSVALLEVETPAGDRSVVLKAATADHVSPERARTEPRLLTLVGRETGIPVPDVFGYCDDHEAFPAPFYLMERVDGENFENRADELSPRARERVFREAGEHLAELHDLGPLPRVGGVGVRDGELAVPEDGDHDGFHDWLLASYEDTLDSLADGGYFPDLADDQSRFADLVPDVRRYLRETVPELPDPGPPTYCNKDYRYGNLLLDPETGEARAVLDWGNVMAAPPAFNLASTESLLLTPDVEGTDRAVELRDALRTAYADARDEWTFDEATEERLRVYRLACRLDAMACLPLWYPDRDEREQRAADHRRFVARYV
- a CDS encoding PQQ-binding-like beta-propeller repeat protein, whose amino-acid sequence is MSSQYASSASLGEAPPARSRHQGRRSAVVATDEWVVAGLADGGVVGFDHDLTRRWRWKVSTGPDEADPSVVAAAPLGDTVVAGERSARGEIRCHDAATGEVRWRLRAADDVGGPQKDTRFFLPFVASLASDGDRCYAAARRYERTNGGDRHFESAVYAIESDGSIAWTYETDASPISVDVRGDRVGVTYNRCPGEHQHGLVVLDAADGSPRWMWDPGTEGQRRAGDVSLLDEGAVVASHGDYCGYRLGSGGAERWRLPLATPADVDGETVYAYPNHVHATGEGAVFVTGNTYPEEGRETEARHPDEHTAVGVSLDGEQRWSASVGGFASGVGAAGSLVAVPGAQHFRDRDADAHALRLFDVERGQVAVHDIDGVAAAAAVAGDAAVAVEEPVVYHDEGTERGAYRLHRRETSVEFTD
- a CDS encoding cobalamin biosynthesis protein; its protein translation is MSIETGIPDDMLAAHPETAYFWGRVAADGECERDCVTVRTNDETAARRLAAIAGADQVDQRIHEREYAHDATVTRREDEYTVQVFGSLADRASAALGLPYDGEAGGYRLDALRKHDRELLRGLLEGCGTVCYKSADDEDEEDAVGVSFVHEDEQLLRTVQTLLDRVPVDAPHGDLSDASSGYWFGLDDAAAPDFGQWVYEGSDDTGLFAPSRRRKLRRSIERVEP
- the cobJ gene encoding precorrin-3B C(17)-methyltransferase; protein product: MSTDSDTTDASTESESKCGASEARSASNASGETASAAEAETSTDTSSKCGASATDTSNDSASKCGSPSDSSSSSSCGASSSDEEEEVGATVDDFDAEPGRLVAVGLGPGQPEGMTQRAHTALQEAEHIVGYTTYVDLLPDEITDDAEDIYDTPMCGEVSRTEEAIDRALAGNHVAIIGSGDPNVYALAGLALEILESKGATASMVDFDVVPGVPAAQSCAARVGAPLVNDTVSVSLSDHLTDMPTIESRLHAAAKEGFTITIYNPWSRKRRDNYEKCCEILLEHRDPETPVGVVHAAGREDEQVEIVELGDLPELGETDLVDMTTTLLVGNEDTYVWDERMVTPRGYETKYDY
- a CDS encoding CbiX/SirB N-terminal domain-containing protein; amino-acid sequence: MSRTTSAPDSLDDEAVLLVGHGSRREKSNEQVRELAADLEGRLGVPVDAAFLELAEPAIDEAVDGLAPTVSSITVVHLSLFAASHVKNDVPLAVEQARERHPELTIDNGAHLGVHPAILDLLDDRAAAVEDELGVDREDDEVAAVVCARGSSDPDANADVYKLARLLYEGREFDRVEASFIGVTEPLLDDTLHDLAKTRPDAVVVLPYMLGDGVLTGRIKDGAREFDDDYPYVDAAPGEPLGTDPRLLDVLGDRWQEARTGSVDMSCDTCKYKVELDGYEEDQGGARAMLRALTHQAEHADRGDVDDDPHVHDAPEKHVAVCTNQTCAADGSPAVLERLRQAARDSDECDARITRSSCLGRCGDGPMVAVYPDGVWYGGVESDDADRIVSDHLDRDRIVSDLVDQTL
- a CDS encoding CbtA family protein is translated as MATDHLERGALAGVAGGLVYGLFVATVGNAFTAGLETFEPDHGHGGGLAVSDLTTAAAGVGGGVLWGLLFGVAVFGIAYYFLEPALPGSGATRRFALAAAGFLTVSGAPWLVLPPQPPGVEQSLGTEPRMLWYGGMMVAGATVAVLSGLAHRRTAGRHTAVRAAATLAPLALLAIPAALAPANPVHGHVPAALASAYRWTVVFGQVALWTTIAAVHAWFDDPELAAVDTDYPSTAD
- a CDS encoding ATP-binding protein; this translates as MVAPGGGKKASQGPSFADVVGQDDLKEGLLAVAANDDLDGLLIRGEKGTAKSTTVRALADLLPAQRAVADCPYGCPPDDPARQCEDCRERADLPVEERSVPLVTLPLGATRDRVVGTLSVADALDGDHEFDPGLLARANRGVLYVDEVNLLDDHLVDVLLDAAASGVNRVERDGVTVAHPAEFTLIGTMNPEEGDLRPQLRDRFALQTEVSACEDLDDRVAVIDQALGDSEASEQIGEAPESPRERLRDARDRLADVELADEFREEIAELCRDAGLDGHRGDIATARAARTFAALDGRTAVLETDVERAAEFALPHRLKSRPFEDAPDVDDVLDDHFEDDAEGEGQGDGDAHGEDGTAGDEPADADEGETGDEADDAGEESEPGGTGVGDGESDSGPDSDGDSEADDEPSEDGDGATESPAPAGADGDGDSNAEVGDESSCDDAEEDADDEATPLLPGQSRAGVGDSAAPHVDAPSVDTGGGTASGRADAAGADRGSRVRTERADSTADVDVAASVRAAASRGVDRVDSRDLRKSVRAGDAGTLVVFAVDASASMRPAMRAAKGTVLELLEDAYQARDEVAFVAFAGEDADVVLPPTDSVSLAARHLKELPTGDRTPLPAGLATAGEVVERADPDAAVAVIVTDGRANAVDGSPVEATRSATRTLAEAADETVVVDAGEGDGRAGLLDVIAAETDASVVPLSALSAERVDGLAGR
- a CDS encoding ferredoxin; the protein is MYTVTVDREACDGVFACLVRDDRFVEDDDGLAGFDAGEAVELKRTAESVTATFDDDRREDAEQAAAACPLDAITVADAAAEDDAETEGVEA
- a CDS encoding DUF3209 family protein — its product is MSCYEIEALRLGLLNVLGTDDDHAREHAEQELEGHLDGPIEGLANADTLAEIERHLDAALVDLEEEIAQADEDDPEYDYLRGRLVAVRDAERAVHRITAQGEDVLAGLGEAHDVLHEAFPVDE
- a CDS encoding CbtB domain-containing protein, with amino-acid sequence MERETDTVRGRIDLAAGTLTGTQLALAVGFVAALGFTLLFLQEPLAHDALHNFRHSAGVTCH